The following coding sequences lie in one Mycobacterium sp. Z3061 genomic window:
- a CDS encoding NAD(P)/FAD-dependent oxidoreductase: MAGDFDAITIGSGLGGLTAAALYARAGHRVLVVERNTEIGGAATTYQHGSLRIEGSLHETAQLSTSIDPKARILRALGIDGELEFVSAGPLYEIRSRLFDPPFVLPTGDDAAQAALADQFPLHRKAFRRFFQRVEAVRSAMGVVGEEHNSAWWFLHAPTLPLTLWPLLRDMRHSLSEVFADLFGDDELPKMALAANLGYYGDDPDRLWWVYYALGQGGYLSGGGAYIKGGSASLSRSLADVVCNEGGELLAGRTVTEIFLDEQGRAAGVAHTGPDGADRRVDHAPVLFGNAAPAVLADALPPECRSAFSNQFAGRELSTSLFSVAVGLDRPAREFGLTHYSTVLLPDWCERLTDFSGFADLLAGPPGNRMPGVILVDYESIDSGLNPPDVHLVSITGVDRLANWKELDESSYEAKRQAWLQAIIGQVDRSFPGFASAVVHQEMATAATMAHYLNTPDGAVYGFAQVPPQAIPTAGTPKGVETTVPGLWLASTFGGFGGFSGAMLSGMLAARAALKSQVHSGAAR, encoded by the coding sequence ATGGCCGGCGATTTCGATGCGATCACGATCGGGTCCGGACTTGGTGGCCTGACCGCGGCTGCCCTTTATGCACGGGCCGGTCACCGGGTGCTGGTTGTGGAGCGCAATACCGAGATTGGTGGAGCTGCAACGACATACCAGCACGGTTCATTGAGAATTGAAGGGTCCCTGCATGAGACCGCACAGTTGTCCACGTCCATTGACCCCAAGGCGCGCATCCTGCGGGCGCTCGGCATCGATGGCGAGTTGGAGTTTGTGTCCGCCGGCCCGCTCTATGAAATTCGCAGCCGACTCTTCGATCCGCCGTTTGTGTTGCCCACGGGAGACGATGCCGCCCAGGCGGCCCTTGCCGATCAGTTTCCCTTGCACCGCAAGGCCTTCCGGCGTTTCTTCCAGCGCGTCGAGGCTGTCCGATCGGCGATGGGCGTTGTCGGCGAGGAGCACAACAGCGCGTGGTGGTTCCTGCATGCTCCGACTTTGCCGCTGACTCTGTGGCCGCTGCTTCGCGACATGCGCCATAGTCTCTCGGAGGTCTTCGCGGACCTATTCGGCGATGACGAACTGCCCAAGATGGCGCTGGCCGCCAACCTCGGCTACTACGGCGACGACCCGGACCGATTGTGGTGGGTGTACTACGCACTGGGTCAAGGTGGGTACCTCTCCGGTGGGGGGGCCTACATTAAAGGCGGCTCGGCCAGCCTGAGCCGCAGCCTGGCCGATGTGGTCTGTAATGAGGGCGGGGAGCTGCTCGCAGGGCGCACGGTTACCGAGATTTTCCTCGATGAACAGGGGCGCGCTGCCGGTGTAGCGCACACCGGTCCCGACGGTGCCGACCGGCGAGTGGACCACGCACCAGTGTTGTTCGGCAACGCCGCACCCGCCGTGCTCGCCGACGCACTTCCACCAGAGTGCCGTTCCGCGTTTTCGAACCAGTTCGCCGGGCGGGAACTCTCGACATCGCTGTTCTCCGTCGCGGTGGGTCTCGACCGGCCGGCCCGCGAGTTCGGTCTGACCCACTATTCGACGGTGCTGCTGCCCGATTGGTGTGAGCGGCTGACGGATTTCTCCGGCTTTGCTGATCTGCTCGCCGGCCCGCCCGGAAACCGAATGCCGGGCGTGATCCTGGTCGACTATGAATCCATCGACAGTGGCCTCAATCCTCCCGACGTCCATCTGGTTTCCATTACCGGAGTGGATCGACTGGCGAACTGGAAGGAGCTCGACGAGTCGTCCTATGAGGCCAAACGGCAGGCGTGGCTGCAGGCCATCATCGGTCAGGTCGACCGGTCCTTTCCCGGATTCGCCTCCGCCGTCGTGCATCAGGAGATGGCCACCGCGGCCACCATGGCGCATTATCTGAACACGCCGGACGGAGCGGTTTACGGGTTCGCCCAGGTGCCCCCGCAAGCCATTCCGACCGCGGGCACACCGAAAGGTGTCGAGACAACGGTTCCGGGCTTGTGGCTGGCCTCGACGTTCGGCGGCTTCGGCGGCTTCAGCGGGGCCATGCTGTCCGGCATGCTGGCAGCGCGGGCAGCGCTTAAGTCGCAAGTCCACTCTGGTGCAGCCCGGTGA
- a CDS encoding PE domain-containing protein: MSYVVALPDAMSAAATNLASIGEVVATAGRAAAGDTTGLLAAAEDEVSAAIAAAFSAHGAGFQALSEQAAAFHERFVQTLSGATGAYAAAEAAGAAPLAAFEQAAVAVQRLPAEAATGFASLFSVRSSPILQLLASDIPPFSWIVGSNSPPPLLNLLLGQTVSYTTYEGMQVVQITPAHPTGEYVVALHGGGYIMPPTVLHWLNYSVNSYLTGATFQVPIYPLIQQGGTAGTVVPATANFISSQIAQHGYQNVSVIGDSAGGNLALAAVQHMLQTNPLGPVPSSMVLLSPWLDLTLGREVGMWWGDNLSVTNPMVSPLYGSLAGLPPTYVYSGGLDVLVISANALQQAAISQGAPFSFLTAPFEHHDWALADWLRWPQINRELGIAA, from the coding sequence ATGTCGTATGTCGTTGCGTTGCCCGACGCGATGTCCGCCGCCGCCACGAACCTCGCCTCGATCGGCGAGGTGGTCGCGACGGCCGGCCGGGCCGCGGCGGGTGACACCACGGGGTTGCTCGCAGCTGCGGAGGATGAGGTGTCAGCGGCGATCGCGGCCGCGTTCTCCGCTCACGGCGCGGGGTTTCAAGCTCTCAGCGAGCAGGCGGCGGCGTTTCATGAGCGGTTCGTCCAGACATTGTCCGGCGCAACCGGAGCGTATGCCGCCGCCGAGGCGGCCGGGGCTGCGCCATTAGCGGCCTTCGAGCAGGCGGCGGTCGCTGTTCAGCGGCTTCCTGCCGAAGCCGCCACCGGATTCGCATCCCTGTTTTCAGTGCGGAGTTCGCCGATCTTGCAGCTGCTGGCGAGCGACATCCCGCCGTTCTCGTGGATCGTGGGCAGCAACTCACCGCCACCGCTGCTGAATTTATTACTGGGACAGACGGTTTCGTATACCACGTACGAGGGGATGCAGGTCGTTCAGATCACGCCGGCTCATCCGACCGGCGAATACGTGGTTGCCTTGCACGGCGGCGGGTACATCATGCCGCCGACAGTCTTGCACTGGCTGAATTACTCGGTGAATTCCTACCTGACCGGCGCGACGTTCCAAGTGCCTATTTACCCGCTGATACAGCAAGGCGGCACCGCCGGCACGGTGGTACCGGCGACGGCCAACTTCATCTCCTCGCAAATTGCTCAACACGGGTACCAGAACGTCAGCGTTATCGGCGACTCCGCGGGCGGCAACCTCGCACTCGCGGCCGTCCAACACATGCTGCAGACGAACCCGCTCGGCCCCGTGCCGTCGTCCATGGTTCTACTGTCGCCGTGGCTGGACCTGACGCTTGGACGCGAGGTCGGCATGTGGTGGGGCGACAACCTTTCCGTTACCAACCCCATGGTTAGTCCGCTCTATGGATCGCTTGCCGGACTCCCGCCAACGTATGTCTATTCGGGTGGGCTGGATGTACTCGTAATCTCCGCTAATGCCCTCCAGCAGGCGGCCATTAGCCAGGGAGCCCCGTTCAGCTTCCTCACTGCACCTTTCGAACATCACGACTGGGCTCTGGCGGATTGGCTGCGGTGGCCGCAGATCAACCGTGAACTCGGTATCGCGGCCTGA
- a CDS encoding MFS transporter, with product MVDTQARPSQVDDFALADLSVRARSWLLTVASLGVLLVMSSMVALNTAIPDMATALSATQTQLTWIVDSYTLVLACLLLPAGALGDRYGRRGAMLVGLAVFGFASVVPAVWSDPTIVILARATAGVGAALVMPATLSLITAAHPKDQRNKAVGIWAGVAGAGAVVGMLGSGALLHFWSWHSIFWAFTGGGLTLFVLTLTIASSKQSEARPLDWRGAFVIGGAVAALVFGILEAPARGWTHPLVLGSIGAGLAMGIAFGFVEVRQSYPLLDVRLFAVPAFATGAATITVFFISMFGYMFLLMQYMQLIFGYSPIKTAFALTPIMGPLLVLSLLSFWYLPRFGLRAVVFSGLMLIAFGLICLVGVELGSTYWRAAWPMLVLSTGIGLCTAPTTSVIMTTVPDDKQGVASAVNDATREIGAALGIALAGSMLAANYPKMLAPKMIGFPQQVSDAASTSVGQALEVARRLGPAGDRLAEFSKVAFIDAMNSSLLVLAVFVAVSAVLIGLWAPGRDDRQLRFVSALRARWAQGRQRPCGNTAPTGGPSVDQKTL from the coding sequence GTGGTCGATACGCAGGCGCGGCCAAGTCAAGTAGACGATTTCGCGCTCGCCGATTTGTCGGTGCGCGCACGGAGCTGGTTACTCACCGTGGCGTCCCTCGGTGTTTTGTTGGTGATGTCCTCGATGGTCGCGCTGAACACCGCCATTCCGGACATGGCGACCGCTCTGTCGGCTACCCAGACTCAGCTCACCTGGATCGTGGACAGCTACACCCTCGTGCTGGCCTGCCTGTTATTACCGGCGGGAGCACTCGGCGACCGTTACGGACGCCGCGGCGCCATGTTGGTGGGGCTCGCCGTGTTCGGCTTTGCATCGGTAGTGCCGGCGGTCTGGTCTGACCCCACGATCGTCATCCTCGCCCGGGCGACTGCCGGCGTGGGCGCGGCGCTGGTCATGCCGGCCACCCTGTCGTTGATTACGGCGGCCCATCCAAAAGATCAGCGCAACAAGGCAGTCGGCATCTGGGCCGGGGTTGCCGGGGCCGGCGCAGTCGTCGGGATGCTCGGGTCTGGGGCCCTGCTGCATTTCTGGTCGTGGCATTCCATTTTCTGGGCCTTCACGGGCGGCGGGTTGACCTTGTTCGTCCTCACTTTGACGATCGCGAGCTCGAAGCAATCCGAGGCCCGGCCCCTGGATTGGCGGGGTGCCTTCGTCATCGGCGGCGCGGTGGCGGCACTCGTCTTCGGCATCCTCGAAGCGCCGGCGCGCGGATGGACGCACCCGTTGGTCCTCGGCAGCATCGGCGCCGGTTTGGCCATGGGCATCGCTTTCGGCTTTGTCGAGGTGCGGCAGAGTTATCCGCTACTGGACGTGCGGTTGTTCGCGGTTCCGGCGTTCGCCACCGGGGCTGCCACCATCACGGTGTTCTTCATTTCGATGTTCGGCTACATGTTCCTGCTGATGCAGTACATGCAGCTGATCTTCGGTTACAGCCCCATCAAGACCGCATTTGCACTGACTCCCATCATGGGACCGCTGCTCGTGCTGTCACTGCTGTCCTTCTGGTACCTACCCCGGTTCGGGCTGCGCGCGGTGGTTTTCTCTGGACTGATGCTGATCGCGTTCGGGTTGATCTGCCTGGTCGGAGTAGAGCTGGGCTCGACCTACTGGAGGGCCGCATGGCCCATGCTGGTGCTGAGCACCGGCATCGGCCTGTGCACCGCACCGACGACGTCGGTCATCATGACGACTGTTCCGGACGACAAGCAGGGGGTCGCGTCGGCGGTCAACGACGCCACGCGGGAAATCGGCGCCGCGCTCGGCATCGCGCTGGCCGGGTCTATGCTGGCCGCCAACTATCCGAAGATGCTGGCTCCCAAGATGATCGGGTTCCCCCAGCAGGTCAGCGACGCCGCCTCGACTTCGGTGGGGCAAGCCCTCGAAGTTGCCCGGCGGCTAGGGCCCGCGGGTGACCGCCTGGCGGAGTTCAGCAAGGTCGCCTTCATCGACGCCATGAATAGCTCGCTATTGGTGCTTGCTGTGTTCGTGGCCGTCAGTGCCGTCCTGATCGGACTGTGGGCGCCCGGGCGCGACGACCGACAACTGCGGTTCGTATCCGCCCTCCGGGCCCGCTGGGCACAAGGCCGACAACGGCCGTGCGGAAACACAGCCCCGACGGGCGGACCCTCGGTCGACCAGAAGACTTTGTAG
- a CDS encoding FKBP-type peptidyl-prolyl cis-trans isomerase has translation MTAQKPEIDFPGGEPPTDLVITDVVEGTGAEATSGNTVVVHYVGVAHSTGEEFDASYNRGEPLTFRLGVGQVIQGWDQGVQGMKVGGRRQLLIPAHLAYGDRGAGGVIKPGESLIFVVDLLEVR, from the coding sequence ATGACTGCACAGAAGCCCGAGATCGATTTCCCCGGCGGAGAACCGCCCACCGACCTGGTCATCACCGATGTCGTCGAGGGCACCGGAGCGGAGGCAACCTCCGGTAATACGGTCGTCGTGCACTACGTCGGCGTGGCCCACTCCACCGGCGAGGAGTTCGACGCTTCCTATAACCGCGGTGAGCCGTTGACGTTCCGGCTCGGCGTCGGCCAGGTCATCCAGGGCTGGGACCAGGGCGTGCAGGGCATGAAGGTCGGCGGCCGCCGGCAGCTGCTCATCCCGGCCCACCTCGCGTACGGCGACCGTGGCGCCGGTGGCGTCATCAAGCCCGGCGAATCGCTGATCTTCGTGGTGGACCTGCTCGAGGTCAGGTAG
- a CDS encoding 3-oxo-5-alpha-steroid 4-dehydrogenase yields the protein MDWYTGNTTYDTVVTIGLVIAALVIIGGLFRQSPYGRFGATARGVNLNPKLGWWLMEIPATVVFAIFYLTGPHRYDTTPLVLAAIWLMHYGNRGWFFPLSIRQVPGKRGSFNIVVLAFGMVITTMHGYLNGAFFSHDYKHQYGVEWLSDPRFLVGLVVYLGGFVLLVRSESIVRNLRDKANPGATEYKIPYGGGFRFVTSPAYLGELIAWAGFSLLTWSLAGVIIFLITAGNLIPRAFATHKWYQQKFPDYPPERKALIPGLI from the coding sequence ATGGACTGGTACACCGGCAACACCACTTACGACACCGTGGTGACGATAGGTCTGGTCATCGCGGCGTTGGTGATCATCGGCGGATTGTTCCGGCAGAGTCCTTATGGCCGATTCGGCGCAACGGCACGCGGGGTGAATCTCAATCCGAAGCTCGGCTGGTGGCTGATGGAAATACCCGCCACCGTGGTGTTCGCGATCTTCTATCTCACCGGGCCACACCGATACGACACGACGCCGCTCGTACTCGCGGCCATCTGGCTGATGCATTACGGCAACCGCGGCTGGTTCTTCCCGTTGTCGATCAGACAGGTGCCGGGCAAACGCGGCAGCTTCAACATCGTCGTGCTCGCCTTCGGAATGGTGATCACCACGATGCACGGTTACCTCAACGGAGCGTTCTTCAGCCATGACTACAAGCACCAGTACGGCGTCGAGTGGTTGTCCGATCCGCGGTTTCTTGTCGGGCTGGTTGTGTACCTCGGCGGATTCGTCCTGCTGGTCCGGTCGGAGTCGATCGTGCGCAACCTGCGCGACAAGGCGAACCCAGGCGCAACCGAGTACAAGATTCCATACGGCGGGGGGTTCCGGTTCGTCACCAGCCCGGCATATCTGGGTGAGCTGATCGCGTGGGCCGGATTCTCCCTGCTGACCTGGTCGCTCGCCGGGGTGATCATATTTCTGATCACGGCAGGCAATCTGATCCCGCGGGCGTTCGCTACCCACAAGTGGTACCAGCAGAAGTTCCCCGACTACCCGCCCGAGCGAAAAGCGTTGATACCCGGGCTGATCTGA
- a CDS encoding DUF1206 domain-containing protein produces the protein MSAQSHAGDVRSKVARVGLIGKGSLYVLLGFLAIKVAMGDSSAAGASKTGAIQTVAQAPFGKFLLIALTVALIALVVWKFSQAVSGDPIEGSDGSDRAKYAAKGVLYSGAALASLSILIANWGGDAGAVPGGGGGEGQQHAAGVVMGLPGGQWIVLIVGLAAIGFGGYEIYKHTINCSFMKRTGTLSRDKRKVVETLGRAGYVGSGLVAIGVGFFFVVAGLTFDPENAKGLSGLLAELAGQSWGQVVLWLIAVGLFAYGLFSFAEARYRPAT, from the coding sequence GTGAGTGCACAAAGCCATGCGGGAGACGTCAGATCCAAAGTGGCGCGGGTAGGCCTGATCGGCAAGGGATCGCTGTATGTGCTCTTGGGTTTCCTGGCGATCAAGGTCGCTATGGGTGACAGCTCCGCGGCCGGTGCCAGTAAGACCGGGGCGATCCAGACGGTCGCGCAGGCGCCGTTCGGCAAGTTCCTGCTGATCGCCTTGACGGTGGCTTTGATCGCACTGGTGGTGTGGAAATTCAGCCAGGCCGTCTCCGGTGACCCGATCGAAGGGTCCGACGGCAGCGATCGGGCCAAGTACGCGGCCAAGGGCGTTCTCTACAGCGGCGCGGCCCTGGCGTCGCTGTCTATTCTCATCGCGAATTGGGGCGGCGATGCCGGCGCGGTCCCCGGTGGCGGTGGTGGCGAGGGTCAGCAGCATGCCGCCGGAGTGGTCATGGGTCTGCCCGGCGGACAGTGGATCGTGCTGATCGTCGGCCTCGCCGCAATCGGCTTCGGTGGCTACGAAATCTACAAGCACACCATCAATTGCAGCTTCATGAAGCGCACCGGGACGCTGAGCCGGGACAAGCGAAAAGTCGTCGAAACGCTGGGCCGCGCGGGCTACGTGGGAAGCGGCCTGGTGGCCATCGGTGTCGGCTTCTTCTTCGTCGTCGCAGGCCTGACCTTCGACCCGGAGAACGCCAAGGGATTGTCCGGGCTATTGGCCGAACTCGCCGGCCAGAGCTGGGGACAGGTGGTCCTCTGGCTGATCGCCGTCGGCCTGTTCGCCTACGGTCTGTTCTCGTTCGCCGAGGCGCGCTACCGCCCCGCCACTTAG
- a CDS encoding cytochrome P450, with translation MNEFRASAPPDLPGVPSVEGPLPGPDQLVGRPRALPVDLLGELHGPLFYSDFNGGIRKLYACSLELVTELCDESRFAKNLTATLARVRPLAGDGLFTAYHGEPNWQRAHDVLLPGFSYAGLRRYHDAMLDINCKLIDRWDASVGVGPVDVSNDLQKLAMDTVALAGFGSRFDSFECPGLAPIPQSFTTAIGELGSGATTPVFNEELATLHTFMDGLIAEHQSGDSASEDLLALMLQQDSSGKPVLDTENIRNQIMTFLIAGQLTTSELMPNTLYNIINDPAVLHRVQAEVDTVFGTDDDYLPGYDDIGKLTYLRQAIEETLRLSPPVLQFDRMALEDTVIGGKYPIKRGEAVTVLTGALHRQPGWGDNVELFDPDRFAPERSASRPTALFKPFGTGARSCIGRQFALHEAAMALARLIHRYRLIDAYHYVPQWETPNSRRPIGFRLDVRRRTPQDRRADVTGREAATAQSAAQRPTAITAGTRLAVLHGSNLGTCRALARQFADDATSLGCVATVAPLDDAVGGFPEAEAILIIASSYNGQPTDDARAFLTWLLDADTTLNPTPNIAVLGVGDHNWADTYQVVPQRIDERLGELQANRLVPRAAADTSGDIVGTIEEFAAALWSSLTERFGDPDAAPLTDAAEPLYELRRIVGPVTAAMDARSSVIPMTVVERTELVSPGLGQAKTNIRVELPDGVDYQTGDHLTVMADNPPEVVDRVLTQLDLDPGLRLAINPRRSSRRLIALDREVSVRELLTHFVELQKPVTSSQLRKLAAANTSPAESQRLTELADDPEGCPLSVMECLDEFPACALTGAELLELLDPMVPRHYSIASSSLLSPRTVGLIVSVLDAPARSGHGLFKGVASNYLATVQPGQLIRARVDPARQAFRAGADPARNVILVSAGTGVAPFCGFLGDRLAAKNAGTPVEPALCFFGVRDPEVDYIFRDQFEQAEGLGIVQMRPAFSRAPQEGVRYVQDRIAADADDVWNLLGDPGKDAHVYVCGDGARMAPAVRGSFLDIYRARTGADDGQARDWLNGLIETDHYVEDVWAG, from the coding sequence ATGAACGAGTTTCGCGCGTCGGCACCACCGGACCTACCGGGCGTCCCCTCGGTCGAAGGACCCCTGCCCGGGCCCGATCAATTGGTCGGGCGCCCCCGCGCGTTGCCGGTGGACTTACTCGGTGAATTGCACGGTCCGCTGTTCTACTCAGACTTCAACGGCGGCATCCGGAAGCTCTACGCGTGCTCGCTGGAGCTGGTCACCGAGCTTTGCGATGAGAGCCGCTTTGCCAAGAACCTCACCGCAACCCTCGCCCGAGTCAGACCGTTGGCCGGCGACGGCCTGTTCACGGCCTACCACGGCGAACCGAACTGGCAGCGAGCCCACGACGTCCTGCTACCGGGTTTCAGTTACGCGGGCTTGCGGCGGTATCACGACGCGATGCTCGACATCAACTGCAAACTGATCGACCGGTGGGACGCCAGCGTCGGGGTTGGGCCGGTGGATGTGTCGAACGACTTGCAGAAGCTGGCCATGGACACCGTGGCGCTCGCCGGATTCGGTTCGCGATTCGATTCTTTCGAATGTCCGGGGCTGGCGCCGATTCCACAGAGCTTCACGACGGCCATTGGGGAATTGGGATCGGGAGCTACCACGCCAGTCTTCAACGAAGAACTGGCCACTTTGCACACGTTCATGGACGGACTCATAGCGGAGCACCAATCCGGTGACAGTGCGTCTGAGGACCTGTTGGCACTGATGCTGCAACAGGATTCGAGCGGCAAACCGGTGCTGGACACCGAGAACATCCGCAATCAAATCATGACCTTCCTGATCGCCGGCCAGCTCACCACGTCGGAGTTGATGCCCAACACGCTGTACAACATCATCAACGATCCGGCCGTGCTGCACCGCGTCCAAGCCGAAGTGGACACCGTCTTCGGAACGGACGACGACTACCTCCCCGGCTACGACGACATCGGCAAGCTGACGTATCTGCGCCAGGCCATCGAGGAAACCCTGCGACTGTCCCCGCCGGTGCTGCAATTCGACCGAATGGCATTGGAAGACACCGTGATCGGCGGCAAGTATCCGATCAAGCGCGGTGAGGCGGTCACGGTGCTCACCGGCGCATTGCACCGCCAGCCAGGTTGGGGCGACAACGTCGAACTCTTCGATCCGGACCGCTTCGCTCCCGAACGCTCGGCATCGCGGCCGACTGCGTTGTTCAAACCATTCGGAACCGGGGCACGATCCTGCATCGGCCGGCAGTTCGCGCTGCACGAGGCGGCCATGGCACTGGCCCGGCTCATCCATCGCTACCGCCTCATCGACGCCTATCACTATGTGCCGCAGTGGGAAACCCCGAACAGCCGCCGACCGATCGGGTTCCGGCTCGATGTCCGCCGGCGCACCCCGCAGGACCGCAGGGCCGATGTAACGGGCCGCGAAGCCGCTACCGCACAGAGCGCGGCGCAGCGCCCGACGGCGATCACGGCCGGCACCAGGCTGGCCGTCCTGCACGGCTCCAACCTCGGCACGTGCCGCGCTCTGGCCCGTCAATTCGCGGACGATGCAACGTCTTTGGGCTGCGTAGCGACGGTGGCGCCGCTCGACGACGCGGTCGGCGGTTTCCCCGAGGCCGAGGCCATCCTGATCATCGCCTCCTCGTACAACGGACAACCAACCGACGATGCGCGCGCCTTCCTCACCTGGCTGCTCGACGCCGACACCACCTTGAATCCGACACCCAACATCGCGGTTCTCGGTGTGGGTGACCACAACTGGGCCGACACCTATCAGGTGGTCCCGCAACGCATCGACGAGCGCCTCGGCGAACTGCAAGCCAATCGATTGGTTCCGCGGGCGGCGGCCGACACCTCGGGGGACATTGTCGGCACGATCGAGGAGTTCGCCGCCGCGCTGTGGTCGTCCCTGACCGAGCGTTTCGGTGACCCCGACGCCGCGCCGCTGACGGATGCTGCCGAACCGCTCTACGAGTTGCGCCGAATCGTCGGCCCCGTGACGGCGGCGATGGACGCACGGTCGTCGGTGATCCCGATGACCGTCGTCGAAAGAACCGAACTGGTCAGCCCAGGGTTGGGACAAGCCAAAACCAATATCCGCGTGGAACTTCCGGACGGCGTCGACTACCAGACGGGCGACCACCTCACGGTGATGGCCGACAACCCGCCCGAGGTTGTCGACAGGGTGCTGACCCAACTCGACCTCGATCCTGGACTGCGGCTGGCGATCAACCCCCGGCGCAGCTCCAGACGGCTCATCGCGCTGGACCGAGAGGTCAGCGTCCGGGAACTGCTCACGCACTTCGTCGAATTGCAGAAACCGGTGACCAGCAGTCAACTACGCAAGCTTGCGGCAGCCAACACCAGTCCTGCCGAAAGTCAGCGGCTCACCGAACTCGCCGACGATCCAGAAGGCTGCCCGCTCAGCGTGATGGAATGCCTCGACGAATTCCCCGCCTGCGCTCTCACCGGTGCCGAACTCCTCGAACTGCTCGACCCCATGGTTCCCAGGCATTATTCGATCGCGTCGTCGTCACTGTTGTCACCACGCACAGTGGGACTGATCGTCAGCGTCCTGGACGCACCGGCCCGCTCCGGGCACGGCCTGTTCAAAGGTGTCGCGTCCAACTACCTCGCGACCGTCCAACCCGGACAGCTGATCCGGGCGCGCGTGGACCCGGCCCGGCAGGCGTTCCGGGCCGGTGCCGATCCGGCCAGGAACGTGATTCTGGTCAGCGCCGGTACCGGCGTCGCGCCTTTCTGCGGTTTCCTCGGTGATCGGCTGGCCGCAAAGAACGCCGGAACGCCGGTGGAGCCCGCGTTGTGCTTCTTCGGCGTACGTGACCCGGAGGTCGATTACATCTTCCGAGACCAGTTCGAGCAGGCCGAGGGACTCGGCATCGTCCAGATGCGGCCGGCGTTTTCCCGGGCACCGCAGGAAGGGGTTCGCTACGTGCAGGACCGCATCGCCGCGGACGCCGACGACGTCTGGAACCTCTTGGGTGACCCGGGCAAGGACGCCCACGTCTACGTCTGCGGCGACGGCGCGCGGATGGCGCCGGCGGTGCGCGGGTCCTTCCTCGACATCTATCGGGCACGGACGGGTGCTGATGATGGTCAGGCCCGCGACTGGTTGAACGGTCTCATCGAAACCGACCACTACGTCGAGGACGTGTGGGCAGGGTGA
- a CDS encoding FCD domain-containing protein produces the protein MPLATTRRTGLVEQIIDQLRQSVASGEWPVGSRIPNEPSLTQALGVGRNTVREAVRALAHAGILEVRQGDGTYVRATSEVSGALRRLCGSELREVLQVRRCLEVEAARLAAAARTDEDVAVLRQLLRRRDELECGEDRAAFAAADAALHFAVVQASGNTVLTELYRGLTEVVAASVAATSVTHEPREIRHGGLIDAIAARDVEEAGREAGGFLAELIEELPS, from the coding sequence GTGCCACTGGCGACAACGCGCCGAACAGGCCTGGTCGAGCAGATCATCGATCAGCTGCGGCAGTCCGTAGCTTCCGGAGAATGGCCCGTCGGATCCCGTATACCCAATGAACCGAGCCTCACCCAGGCGCTGGGTGTGGGCCGCAACACCGTGCGGGAGGCGGTGCGCGCCCTGGCGCACGCCGGGATCCTCGAAGTCCGACAGGGGGACGGCACCTACGTGCGCGCCACCAGCGAAGTCTCCGGGGCGCTGCGGCGCCTGTGCGGGTCCGAGCTCCGCGAGGTACTGCAGGTGCGTCGCTGCCTGGAGGTCGAGGCAGCGCGACTGGCTGCCGCTGCACGCACCGACGAAGACGTCGCCGTGCTGCGGCAATTGCTCCGGCGCCGAGATGAATTGGAATGCGGAGAAGATCGCGCCGCCTTCGCGGCAGCCGACGCGGCCTTGCACTTCGCCGTGGTGCAGGCATCCGGGAACACCGTCCTGACGGAGCTGTACCGCGGGCTCACCGAAGTCGTCGCGGCCAGCGTCGCAGCCACAAGCGTGACGCACGAACCCCGCGAGATCCGGCACGGCGGCTTGATCGATGCGATCGCCGCGCGGGACGTCGAAGAAGCCGGACGGGAGGCCGGCGGCTTCCTCGCGGAGCTCATCGAGGAACTGCCGTCCTGA